One region of Halomonas huangheensis genomic DNA includes:
- a CDS encoding ABC transporter substrate-binding protein — protein MLKPLAIASLLAVTAQAWADTDAQRIAALDYAALDTLTALGQGERIAGVPRSSLPEYLSSYASDDYADVGSLKAPEYKVLDELAPDSIVISGRLGGEKDQLEEIAPTWQNGSAEGNDYWSQLEANTHALAEEYGVDDQAGPALDTLHADIAEAVATIEGSPEVLVVLHNDGKLVYRQDPVINDLMSLSSPTLPDDVETQTRGERSFTTLTPAQISAMAPDLVWVVDRSAAIGQPPLNIETLHSELGDLHVVKGSPRLWYLASGGLKSTLLQVNEVVSALQQ, from the coding sequence ATGCTCAAACCTCTTGCCATTGCCTCTCTGCTGGCGGTTACCGCGCAAGCCTGGGCCGATACCGACGCTCAGCGTATCGCTGCACTGGACTACGCGGCTCTCGACACACTCACAGCACTGGGCCAGGGCGAGCGTATCGCCGGTGTACCTCGGTCAAGCCTGCCGGAATACCTGTCCTCCTACGCCTCGGATGACTACGCCGATGTCGGCTCACTGAAGGCTCCCGAGTACAAGGTGCTTGATGAGCTGGCTCCAGACAGCATCGTCATCAGCGGACGCCTGGGCGGTGAGAAGGATCAGTTGGAGGAAATCGCGCCCACCTGGCAAAACGGTAGTGCAGAGGGCAATGACTACTGGAGCCAACTGGAAGCCAACACACATGCACTGGCCGAGGAGTATGGCGTGGATGATCAGGCCGGCCCGGCACTGGACACGCTTCACGCTGATATTGCTGAGGCAGTCGCGACGATCGAAGGCAGCCCCGAGGTGCTCGTCGTGCTGCACAACGATGGCAAACTGGTCTACCGCCAGGACCCGGTCATCAATGACCTGATGAGCCTCTCTTCTCCCACCCTGCCTGATGACGTCGAGACTCAAACCCGAGGTGAGCGTAGCTTCACTACGCTGACCCCGGCCCAGATCTCCGCCATGGCACCAGATCTGGTCTGGGTCGTTGATCGCAGCGCTGCCATCGGCCAGCCGCCGCTGAATATCGAGACGCTGCACAGTGAATTGGGAGATCTGCATGTCGTCAAGGGCTCGCCCAGACTCTGGTACCTGGCCAGCGGTGGCCTGAAATCCACCCTGCTTCAGGTCAATGAGGTGGTCAGCGCACTCCAGCAGTGA
- a CDS encoding inositol monophosphatase family protein, translating into MHPMVQYALRAARSAGEQFLRIRERIENAHEEHSLDRILEDTARNAESLITRQLARGYPQHGVVGRYTPHRAGEGEGKDVLWRIEPFHGYSNLSVASPEFALSVVCLIKGRPEHAVVICPFSDDEYLASRGRGAQLNGKRLRVPKAQVIQGARLSMSLPDNYLRSRFLPTWLTLVQQLAPQAEQIQSSACALLDIARVAAGRADAVFVLGIDEQDLDIGSLMLKESGALIGMPDGKPSVSIEGALMAANPRLFKALIKQLAPHVQHIPGRHESD; encoded by the coding sequence ATGCATCCGATGGTCCAGTATGCCCTGCGCGCTGCCCGTAGCGCCGGCGAACAGTTTCTTCGTATTCGTGAGCGTATCGAGAATGCTCACGAAGAACATAGCCTCGATCGTATACTCGAGGACACGGCACGTAATGCCGAATCCCTGATTACTCGCCAACTTGCTCGCGGCTATCCGCAGCACGGCGTAGTCGGGCGCTACACACCGCATCGTGCCGGTGAAGGCGAAGGTAAGGATGTGCTTTGGCGCATCGAACCCTTCCATGGTTACTCCAACCTGAGTGTGGCATCCCCTGAGTTTGCCCTGTCGGTTGTGTGTCTGATCAAGGGCCGTCCGGAGCATGCGGTAGTTATCTGCCCCTTCAGTGATGACGAATATCTTGCCAGCCGTGGCCGTGGTGCCCAGCTCAATGGCAAGCGTCTTCGCGTGCCCAAGGCTCAGGTGATTCAGGGAGCTCGTCTGTCGATGAGCCTGCCGGACAATTACCTGCGTTCACGCTTCTTGCCAACCTGGTTGACTCTTGTCCAGCAATTGGCGCCTCAGGCTGAGCAGATCCAGTCCTCCGCTTGTGCATTACTCGATATCGCACGTGTCGCCGCTGGTCGTGCCGATGCTGTGTTCGTGTTGGGTATCGATGAGCAGGACCTGGATATCGGTAGCTTGATGCTCAAGGAGTCCGGTGCGCTGATTGGTATGCCGGATGGCAAGCCTTCGGTGTCGATCGAAGGTGCCTTGATGGCAGCTAATCCACGCTTGTTCAAGGCGTTGATCAAGCAGCTTGCGCCGCACGTACAGCATATCCCGGGTCGCCACGAGTCAGACTGA
- the trmJ gene encoding tRNA (cytosine(32)/uridine(32)-2'-O)-methyltransferase TrmJ has protein sequence MLERIRIVLIGTSHPGNIGGVARAMHNMGLTDLALVAPRCDAITADSISRASGADSLVHGAHISASLEEAVSDCSLVVGASARSRTLPWPMMTPREVGSRLPTELQHQASRVALVFGREDSGLSNAELQRCHAHVHIPTNPDFSSLNLAAAVQVLAYECRLSWLEQQDQLEQQNRLEQQAQAPDTTEEQQPLATHEELEHYFAHLERTLIAIGFHDPATPRQLMARLRRVTLRSRPERMELNILRGILSATEKAAGQVAMGQRTSDDIPPNSDA, from the coding sequence ATGCTTGAGCGAATTCGAATCGTGCTGATCGGCACCAGCCACCCCGGCAACATCGGTGGCGTTGCCCGCGCCATGCACAATATGGGATTGACCGACCTGGCGCTGGTCGCACCACGTTGTGATGCGATCACGGCCGACAGTATCTCCCGCGCCTCGGGGGCGGACTCCCTCGTACATGGTGCGCATATCTCCGCCAGCCTCGAAGAGGCAGTCAGCGACTGTAGCCTGGTGGTCGGTGCCAGCGCCCGCAGCCGTACTCTACCCTGGCCGATGATGACCCCACGCGAGGTAGGCAGCCGCCTGCCCACGGAGCTCCAGCACCAGGCGTCTCGTGTTGCGCTGGTCTTCGGCCGGGAAGACAGCGGGTTGTCCAACGCTGAGCTTCAGCGCTGCCATGCCCATGTACATATTCCCACCAACCCGGATTTCAGTTCACTGAATCTGGCCGCAGCGGTGCAAGTGCTCGCCTACGAATGCCGTCTCAGCTGGTTGGAGCAACAAGATCAGTTGGAGCAACAGAATCGGTTGGAGCAGCAGGCACAGGCGCCCGATACCACCGAAGAGCAGCAGCCGCTGGCCACCCACGAGGAGCTTGAGCACTATTTCGCGCACCTCGAACGTACGCTGATCGCCATCGGCTTCCATGATCCGGCAACACCACGTCAGCTCATGGCACGCTTGCGTCGCGTCACCCTGCGCTCACGACCGGAACGCATGGAGCTCAATATCCTGCGCGGTATTCTCAGCGCCACCGAAAAGGCCGCCGGCCAGGTCGCCATGGGCCAGCGCACATCTGACGACATCCCACCCAACAGCGACGCCTGA
- the iscR gene encoding Fe-S cluster assembly transcriptional regulator IscR, with protein MRLTTKGRYAVTAMLDMAINADDGPVCLADIARRQQISLSYLEQLFARLRRAGLVESVRGPGGGYLLIDSAENISVARVIEAVNESVDTTRCGGLADCQQGDTCLTHYLWDELSERIQQFLSGVSLGELARRQEIAEIAGRQRRRLDEDGILASAP; from the coding sequence ATGCGCCTGACCACCAAGGGCCGCTACGCCGTGACTGCCATGCTCGACATGGCCATCAATGCAGATGACGGTCCCGTGTGCCTTGCCGACATTGCCCGCCGACAGCAGATTTCGCTGTCCTATCTCGAGCAACTATTTGCCCGACTGCGTCGTGCCGGTCTGGTGGAAAGCGTGCGCGGCCCCGGTGGCGGTTATCTGTTGATCGACAGCGCCGAGAACATCTCCGTGGCCCGAGTCATCGAGGCCGTCAATGAGTCAGTCGATACGACGCGTTGCGGAGGCCTTGCAGACTGCCAACAAGGCGACACCTGTCTGACGCATTATCTCTGGGACGAGCTGTCGGAGCGTATTCAGCAATTTCTCTCCGGCGTCAGCCTTGGCGAGCTGGCACGCCGCCAGGAAATTGCAGAGATCGCTGGACGTCAGCGGCGGCGCCTGGACGAGGATGGCATTCTTGCCTCGGCTCCGTGA
- a CDS encoding aminotransferase class V-fold PLP-dependent enzyme encodes MTSPVYLDYAATTPVDPQVADVMSRHLTLDGTFANPASRSHMPGWLAEQAVESARRQVADLINADPREIVWTSGATEADNLAILGYLRANRERGRHMITSIIEHKAVIDTAEAAEKEGFEVSWLTPGADGRIAPEQLAAAMRPDTVLVSLMAVNNELGSINDLAALSRVTHEHGAVLHVDAAQGSGRIPLDVSALGIDLMSLSGHKVYGPKGIGALYVKRSPDLRLEALIHGGGHERGMRSGTLPTHQIAGMGEAFALAAQHSEEDQARITVLRDRLLAAITDIEGVHCNTDIEVSVPNILNLGFDGVDGESLLMALRDIALSTGSACNSASVEPSYVLKGIGVPRRLALSSLRLSLGRFTTESDVERAGQALRHALTGLRQRAAP; translated from the coding sequence ATGACTTCACCCGTATATCTTGACTACGCAGCCACAACGCCGGTCGACCCACAGGTTGCCGATGTCATGTCTCGACACCTGACCCTCGATGGCACTTTCGCCAACCCGGCGTCACGCAGCCATATGCCAGGCTGGTTGGCTGAGCAGGCGGTGGAAAGCGCGCGTCGCCAGGTCGCCGACCTGATCAACGCCGACCCACGTGAGATTGTCTGGACCAGCGGTGCGACCGAGGCCGACAACCTGGCAATCCTTGGCTATCTTCGCGCCAATCGAGAGCGTGGTCGGCACATGATCACATCGATCATCGAGCACAAGGCAGTGATCGATACGGCCGAGGCCGCAGAGAAGGAAGGCTTCGAGGTCAGTTGGCTGACGCCAGGCGCAGACGGTCGCATCGCTCCCGAACAGCTGGCTGCCGCCATGCGTCCGGATACCGTGCTGGTGTCGCTGATGGCGGTCAACAATGAGCTCGGTAGCATCAACGACCTCGCCGCACTGTCTCGTGTCACTCACGAGCATGGTGCCGTACTGCATGTCGATGCTGCTCAGGGCAGCGGACGCATCCCGCTGGATGTCTCCGCTCTCGGCATCGATCTGATGTCACTCTCCGGGCACAAGGTGTACGGCCCCAAAGGCATCGGCGCGCTCTACGTCAAGCGCAGCCCTGACCTGCGCCTCGAGGCCCTGATCCATGGCGGTGGTCACGAGCGAGGCATGCGCTCAGGCACTCTGCCGACACATCAGATTGCCGGTATGGGCGAAGCCTTTGCCCTCGCCGCCCAACACAGCGAAGAGGATCAGGCGCGAATCACAGTCCTGCGTGATCGTCTGTTGGCCGCCATTACCGATATCGAAGGAGTGCACTGCAACACCGACATCGAGGTTTCGGTGCCCAATATTCTCAACCTCGGCTTCGACGGCGTGGATGGTGAATCGCTGTTGATGGCCTTGCGTGACATCGCTCTGTCGACCGGCTCGGCGTGCAACTCTGCCAGCGTTGAACCGTCCTATGTATTGAAGGGCATCGGTGTACCGCGCCGCCTGGCGTTGTCATCGCTACGCTTGAGCCTTGGGCGTTTCACCACCGAAAGTGATGTCGAGCGCGCTGGCCAGGCACTTCGCCACGCGCTAACCGGGCTGCGCCAACGCGCAGCGCCTTGA
- a CDS encoding HesB/IscA family protein gives MAQLNITLAAADQIRRVLDERGSGLGLRVSVKPSGCSGYSYVLDFADSIADEDTSFEEHGARVFVAPEALEMLDGSEVDYVNEGLNRFFRFNNPNVKDECGCGESFTV, from the coding sequence ATGGCACAGCTGAATATTACCCTTGCTGCCGCAGACCAGATTCGTCGCGTTCTGGACGAACGTGGCAGCGGCCTGGGACTGCGCGTGTCGGTGAAGCCCAGCGGCTGCTCCGGCTATAGCTACGTTCTCGACTTCGCCGACAGCATTGCTGATGAAGACACCTCTTTCGAGGAGCACGGCGCTCGCGTATTCGTTGCCCCGGAGGCTCTCGAGATGCTGGACGGCAGCGAAGTGGATTATGTCAACGAGGGGCTCAACCGCTTCTTCCGCTTCAACAACCCCAACGTCAAGGACGAGTGTGGGTGTGGGGAGAGTTTTACGGTTTAG
- the ndk gene encoding nucleoside-diphosphate kinase has protein sequence MATERTLSIIKPDAVAKNVIGEIITRFEKAELKVVAAKMVQLSQEQAEGFYAEHKERPFFGALVEFMTSGPVVVQVLEGENAILRNRELMGATNPKEADAGTIRADFATSIDANAVHGSDSSASAEREVAYFFAADEICPR, from the coding sequence ATGGCTACCGAGCGCACTCTTTCCATCATCAAGCCCGACGCTGTTGCCAAGAATGTCATCGGCGAAATCATCACTCGCTTCGAGAAGGCCGAGCTCAAGGTTGTCGCAGCGAAGATGGTTCAGCTGTCCCAGGAACAGGCTGAAGGCTTCTACGCCGAGCACAAGGAACGCCCCTTCTTCGGCGCTCTGGTTGAGTTCATGACTTCCGGCCCGGTGGTTGTGCAGGTACTGGAAGGCGAAAACGCCATCCTCCGCAACCGTGAGCTGATGGGTGCCACCAATCCCAAGGAAGCCGATGCGGGCACCATCCGTGCTGACTTCGCGACTTCCATCGACGCCAACGCCGTACACGGTTCTGATTCTTCGGCTTCTGCCGAGCGCGAAGTCGCTTACTTCTTCGCTGCTGACGAAATCTGCCCGCGTTAA
- the rlmN gene encoding 23S rRNA (adenine(2503)-C(2))-methyltransferase RlmN: MTATTAPERTNLLGMPREQLEAFFVSIGEKKFRATQVMKWIHHEGCDDFSAMTNLSKALRARLEETAEIRGPKVVYEGSSSDGTRKWVVEVEDGSYVETVLIPADGGKRRTLCVSSQVGCSLDCSFCSTGKQGFQRNLTSAEIIGQVWVASRSAEANRDTAQRPVTNVVMMGMGEPLLNYDNVLPAMKLMLDDSAYGLSKRRVTLSTSGVVPMIDRLGDDLDVSLAISLHAANDELRNELVPLNRKYNIRTLLDSCQRYLQKCGDARLVTIEYTVIKGINDQQEHARQLAELLKELPCKINLIPFNPFPHSGYEKPSRNQVVRFQTWLYELGHTAPIRSTRGDDIDAACGQLVGRVKDRTKRHERYIQSIQIDAD, encoded by the coding sequence ATGACCGCGACCACCGCTCCTGAACGCACCAATCTGCTGGGCATGCCCCGCGAGCAGTTGGAAGCCTTCTTCGTCTCGATTGGCGAAAAGAAATTTCGCGCTACCCAGGTGATGAAATGGATTCATCACGAAGGTTGCGATGACTTCTCGGCAATGACCAACCTGTCCAAGGCGCTACGTGCACGTCTGGAAGAAACTGCTGAAATTCGCGGCCCCAAGGTGGTATACGAAGGCTCGTCCAGTGATGGGACGCGCAAGTGGGTCGTTGAAGTGGAAGACGGCAGCTATGTCGAGACCGTGCTGATCCCCGCTGACGGAGGCAAGCGCCGCACACTGTGCGTCTCCTCCCAGGTAGGCTGCTCACTGGACTGCAGTTTCTGCTCCACCGGCAAGCAGGGTTTCCAACGCAACCTGACCAGCGCCGAGATCATTGGCCAGGTATGGGTAGCGTCACGCAGCGCAGAGGCGAATCGAGATACCGCACAGCGCCCGGTGACCAATGTCGTGATGATGGGCATGGGTGAACCCCTGCTCAACTACGACAACGTCCTTCCGGCGATGAAACTGATGCTCGACGACAGCGCTTATGGTTTGTCCAAGCGCCGCGTCACCCTGTCGACATCCGGTGTCGTGCCGATGATAGATCGGCTCGGCGATGACCTTGATGTCAGCCTTGCCATCTCACTGCATGCTGCCAACGATGAGCTGCGCAATGAGCTGGTACCGCTGAACCGCAAGTACAACATCCGTACGCTGCTGGACTCCTGTCAACGTTATCTGCAGAAGTGTGGCGATGCCAGGCTGGTAACCATTGAGTACACGGTCATCAAGGGTATCAACGATCAGCAGGAGCACGCGCGCCAGTTGGCCGAACTGCTGAAGGAACTGCCGTGCAAGATCAATTTGATTCCCTTCAACCCCTTCCCCCACTCAGGCTACGAAAAGCCATCGCGCAATCAGGTAGTGCGTTTTCAGACCTGGCTGTACGAACTGGGCCATACTGCACCAATTCGCTCAACGCGTGGCGATGATATTGATGCGGCTTGCGGCCAGCTTGTAGGACGCGTCAAGGACCGAACCAAACGCCACGAGCGCTATATTCAGTCGATCCAGATCGATGCCGATTGA
- the pilW gene encoding type IV pilus biogenesis/stability protein PilW — protein sequence MARQQSSSRGGLIRLIAPLLVVFVSVSGCALQHNQSAQKASDPVEAYRQLGEAYLQQGNLPRAMTALDRALAIDASDPAALQAMAIVYQRQGEVNLAEQYFDSALSLAPDFTRARNNYASFLYDQGRTQAACEQLEVAVKDMHYTNRSQLYTNLGRCEWELGDVASARRDLQRAQEIDSHQPLSYLTLAELEYAQGNLLRARSQLDRYVSLAGQTPAARHLKREISIAESSTAATVTSDTQPRPATPGAL from the coding sequence ATGGCACGCCAACAGAGTTCTTCCCGGGGAGGGTTGATCCGCTTGATAGCACCCCTGTTGGTGGTATTTGTCAGCGTCTCGGGCTGCGCGCTTCAGCACAATCAGTCGGCGCAGAAAGCCAGTGATCCCGTAGAGGCCTATCGACAATTGGGTGAAGCTTATCTCCAGCAAGGCAACCTGCCACGCGCCATGACGGCACTGGACCGAGCGCTCGCCATCGATGCATCGGATCCTGCGGCACTACAGGCCATGGCCATCGTCTATCAACGTCAAGGAGAGGTAAATCTCGCCGAGCAGTATTTTGATAGCGCACTGAGTCTTGCTCCAGACTTCACTCGAGCACGCAACAATTACGCTTCCTTCCTGTATGATCAGGGGCGGACCCAAGCAGCCTGTGAACAACTGGAAGTAGCGGTCAAGGATATGCATTACACCAACCGATCCCAACTCTATACAAACCTGGGACGGTGTGAGTGGGAACTTGGTGATGTGGCATCCGCTCGCAGAGACCTTCAGCGGGCGCAGGAGATAGATTCGCATCAGCCGCTGAGTTACCTCACTCTGGCAGAATTGGAATACGCACAGGGCAACCTCCTGCGCGCCCGATCACAACTGGATCGCTATGTGAGTCTTGCCGGGCAGACGCCTGCTGCAAGACACCTGAAAAGGGAAATATCGATTGCCGAGAGTTCCACCGCGGCAACGGTCACAAGCGACACCCAGCCGCGTCCTGCGACGCCCGGCGCGCTTTGA
- a CDS encoding RodZ domain-containing protein, whose product MSETPQSEPNILSSQGSPGEYLRHERERQGLSREEVGAALNLRPAVIEGLEDGSYDQVPVVTYRRGYLRSYAQLLGVDTHQVMELYQAQMGNEEVERKVTPVYINKPPSRIGAWLFRLVTLIVIAGLIGLTLMWWQSRGGGEPPEVSDNGPVSVDSIDGSEATQNDSDSEAALPPLPEEGSEMGLVEDEADTGESAAATDNNVTEDGTPVTVAAVNAAAEQAGTTPQDASASNDAQAETEQQPAVSEQAVASANGLHITFNDVSWVNINDSTNTQLLNGNQDAGTEVTLEGTPPIRLVIGNASAVDMSWQGEPVDLNSIAGGTNVARFTLGE is encoded by the coding sequence ATGAGCGAAACCCCACAAAGTGAACCCAATATTCTCTCGTCTCAGGGATCTCCCGGTGAGTACCTGCGCCATGAACGAGAGCGTCAGGGGTTGTCCAGGGAAGAAGTCGGCGCAGCCCTGAATCTCCGTCCCGCCGTGATCGAGGGATTGGAGGACGGTAGTTACGACCAGGTACCGGTGGTCACCTACCGCCGTGGCTACCTGCGCAGCTACGCCCAACTGCTGGGTGTGGATACGCATCAGGTCATGGAACTCTATCAAGCTCAGATGGGCAACGAAGAAGTCGAGCGCAAGGTCACTCCGGTTTATATCAACAAGCCCCCCTCCCGCATTGGTGCGTGGCTGTTCCGCCTGGTGACCTTGATCGTCATTGCTGGCCTGATCGGCCTGACCCTGATGTGGTGGCAAAGCCGTGGTGGTGGCGAGCCCCCGGAGGTCAGCGATAATGGCCCGGTCTCGGTGGACAGTATTGATGGCAGTGAGGCCACGCAGAACGATAGCGATAGTGAAGCAGCCTTGCCGCCACTGCCCGAGGAAGGTAGCGAAATGGGGCTAGTGGAAGACGAGGCAGATACAGGTGAGTCCGCTGCCGCGACTGACAATAACGTCACCGAGGATGGAACGCCGGTTACCGTGGCTGCAGTCAATGCCGCCGCCGAGCAGGCCGGTACTACTCCGCAGGATGCCTCGGCATCGAACGATGCACAGGCAGAAACCGAACAGCAACCAGCAGTAAGCGAGCAGGCGGTTGCCAGTGCCAACGGGCTGCACATCACCTTCAATGATGTGTCCTGGGTCAACATCAACGACAGCACCAACACCCAGTTGCTGAATGGCAACCAGGATGCTGGTACTGAAGTCACCCTGGAAGGCACACCGCCCATTCGCCTGGTCATCGGTAACGCATCCGCGGTCGATATGAGCTGGCAAGGCGAGCCTGTCGACCTGAACAGTATCGCCGGTGGCACCAACGTAGCCCGCTTTACGCTGGGGGAGTGA
- the ispG gene encoding flavodoxin-dependent (E)-4-hydroxy-3-methylbut-2-enyl-diphosphate synthase — MHSHSPIQRRKSRQIHVGSVPVGGDAPISVQSMTNTDTLDVEATLAQIRALENAGADIVRVSVPTMDAAETFGKIKRGSNIPLVADIHFDYRIALRVAELGVDCLRINPGNIGREDRVQAVVSAARDNGIPIRIGVNAGSLEKDLQKKYGEPTPAALVESAMRHIDHLDRLDFPDFKVSVKASDVFMAVAAYRDLAARIEQPLHLGITEAGGLRSGTVKSSIGLGMLLMDGIGDTIRVSLAADPVEEIKVGFDMLKSLRLRAKGINFIACPSCSRQNFDVISTMNALEERLEDVMTPLDVAVIGCVVNGPGEAREADLGLTGGSPNNLVYIDGKPASKLRNEHLVDDLEELIRQKVREKEAAQDDVIVRQN; from the coding sequence ATGCATTCGCATTCGCCGATCCAAAGACGCAAGTCACGCCAGATTCACGTCGGCTCAGTGCCGGTTGGGGGAGACGCCCCGATCTCGGTACAGAGTATGACCAATACCGATACGCTGGATGTTGAAGCGACCCTGGCCCAGATTCGCGCGCTGGAAAACGCAGGCGCCGATATCGTGCGTGTCTCGGTGCCAACCATGGACGCTGCAGAAACCTTCGGCAAGATCAAGCGTGGCAGCAATATTCCATTGGTCGCCGATATCCATTTCGACTACCGCATTGCATTGCGCGTTGCCGAGCTGGGTGTCGACTGCTTGCGTATCAACCCCGGCAATATCGGTCGTGAGGATCGTGTACAAGCCGTGGTTTCCGCTGCACGCGACAATGGCATCCCGATCCGCATCGGCGTCAACGCCGGCTCTCTGGAGAAGGATCTACAGAAGAAGTATGGCGAACCGACCCCCGCAGCCCTGGTGGAATCGGCCATGCGTCATATCGATCACCTCGATCGCCTCGACTTCCCTGACTTCAAGGTCAGCGTCAAGGCCTCCGATGTGTTCATGGCAGTGGCTGCCTATCGCGACCTGGCCGCACGTATCGAGCAGCCGCTGCACCTCGGCATTACCGAGGCGGGTGGGCTTCGTTCAGGCACGGTGAAGTCATCGATCGGTCTCGGCATGCTGTTGATGGACGGCATCGGCGATACCATCCGCGTATCGCTGGCAGCCGACCCGGTCGAGGAGATCAAGGTTGGCTTCGATATGCTCAAGAGCCTGCGCCTGCGTGCCAAGGGCATCAACTTCATTGCCTGCCCCAGCTGCTCGCGCCAGAATTTCGACGTCATCAGCACCATGAATGCCCTTGAGGAACGCCTTGAGGATGTCATGACGCCGCTTGATGTGGCGGTTATCGGCTGTGTAGTCAACGGCCCGGGTGAAGCACGCGAGGCCGACCTCGGCTTGACAGGCGGCAGCCCCAACAATCTGGTCTATATCGACGGCAAGCCGGCAAGCAAGCTGCGCAATGAGCATCTCGTCGATGACCTGGAAGAATTGATCCGACAGAAGGTACGTGAAAAGGAAGCGGCGCAGGATGACGTTATCGTACGTCAGAACTGA
- the hisS gene encoding histidine--tRNA ligase, giving the protein MSNRIQAVRGMNDLLPGQSSVWQYFESQVATLMQRYGYDEIRTPVLEQTALFCRSIGEVTDIVEKEMYTFEDRNGDSLTLRPEGTASTVRAAMEHGLLHNQTQRLWYTGPMFRHERPQKGRYRQFHQVGVETYGLEGPDIDAEVILLSARLWKQLGLYEHVTLELNSLGSNEARAAYRDKLVAYFEAHHEVLDEDSRRRLTSNPLRILDSKNPAMADMLADAPRLMDHIDDESRQHFEALTARLDAAGIQYVINPRLVRGLDYYCRTVFEWTTSALGSQGTVCAGGRYDGLVEQLGGKPTPAVGFAMGIERLILLLETLDIVPDEARAPLDVYVLGMDASTDGSAMHLAEQLRDAAPELRVQLHCGGGNFKNRMKKADRSDARLALILGENEQASGQVAIKFLRDERSQQIIAQQDLAAALKSLLAEQTP; this is encoded by the coding sequence TTGAGTAACAGGATTCAAGCCGTGCGCGGCATGAACGACCTTCTGCCCGGCCAGTCATCGGTATGGCAGTATTTCGAGTCCCAGGTCGCCACGCTGATGCAGCGCTATGGTTATGACGAGATTCGCACCCCGGTTCTCGAGCAGACTGCACTGTTCTGCCGCTCGATCGGCGAAGTGACAGATATCGTCGAGAAGGAGATGTATACCTTCGAGGATCGCAACGGCGATAGCCTGACGCTGCGTCCCGAAGGTACTGCCAGCACGGTGCGCGCCGCCATGGAGCACGGCCTGCTGCACAATCAGACCCAGCGCTTGTGGTATACCGGTCCGATGTTCCGCCATGAGCGGCCGCAGAAGGGGCGCTATCGCCAGTTCCATCAGGTCGGCGTGGAAACCTATGGCCTCGAAGGCCCGGACATCGATGCCGAAGTGATCCTGTTGTCAGCTCGGCTGTGGAAGCAACTCGGGCTGTACGAGCACGTCACGCTGGAACTCAACTCGCTAGGCTCCAATGAAGCGCGTGCCGCTTACCGCGACAAGTTGGTGGCCTACTTCGAGGCCCATCATGAAGTGCTGGATGAGGACTCGCGTCGTCGCTTGACCTCCAACCCACTGCGCATTCTCGACTCCAAGAACCCGGCCATGGCTGACATGCTCGCTGACGCGCCGCGGCTGATGGACCACATCGATGACGAGTCTCGCCAACATTTCGAGGCATTGACCGCACGTCTCGATGCCGCCGGCATCCAGTACGTCATCAATCCCCGCCTGGTGCGTGGCCTCGATTACTACTGCCGTACCGTGTTCGAGTGGACCACCAGCGCGCTGGGCAGCCAGGGCACCGTGTGTGCCGGTGGCCGCTATGACGGTCTGGTGGAACAGCTCGGCGGCAAACCGACCCCTGCAGTCGGCTTCGCCATGGGTATCGAGCGCCTGATTCTGCTGCTCGAGACGCTGGATATCGTACCGGACGAAGCACGAGCACCGCTGGATGTGTATGTGTTGGGTATGGACGCCAGTACCGACGGTAGCGCCATGCATCTTGCCGAACAGCTGCGTGATGCCGCTCCAGAGTTGCGCGTGCAACTCCACTGTGGCGGTGGCAACTTCAAGAATCGCATGAAAAAGGCTGACCGAAGTGACGCCAGGCTAGCGCTGATTCTCGGGGAGAATGAGCAGGCCTCAGGCCAGGTCGCCATCAAGTTCCTGCGCGACGAACGCAGCCAGCAGATCATTGCACAACAGGATCTTGCTGCAGCACTGAAGTCACTGCTGGCTGAACAGACACCGTAG